A genome region from Streptomyces xanthophaeus includes the following:
- the fabG gene encoding 3-oxoacyl-ACP reductase FabG: MKGTTLTTAGNTTEKRAALVTGGTSGIGLAVAELLAEQGHAVFLCGRDAGTVAAVVDKLRGRGLDVDGVAADVTSKEDIRALVTAAVERYGPLHVLVNNAGRGGGGVTAELPDELWEDVIETNLNGVFRVTREALTTGGMLARGHGRVINIASTGGKQGVMLAAPYSASKHGVIGFTKALGQELAKSGVTVNAVCPGYVETPMAVRVRQGYADHWSTTEEDVLERFQAKIPLGRYSTPQEVAGLVGYLAQDVAASITAQALNVCGGLGNY, from the coding sequence ATGAAGGGAACGACCTTGACCACAGCGGGCAACACCACCGAGAAGCGCGCCGCGCTGGTGACCGGCGGCACGAGCGGGATCGGTCTCGCCGTCGCGGAGCTCCTCGCCGAGCAGGGCCATGCCGTGTTCCTCTGCGGCCGGGACGCCGGCACGGTCGCCGCCGTCGTCGACAAGCTCCGCGGACGGGGTCTCGACGTCGACGGCGTCGCGGCGGACGTCACCTCCAAGGAGGACATACGCGCGCTGGTCACGGCCGCCGTCGAGCGGTACGGGCCCCTGCACGTGCTCGTCAACAACGCGGGCCGTGGCGGTGGCGGGGTCACCGCCGAACTCCCCGACGAGCTCTGGGAGGACGTGATCGAGACCAACCTGAACGGCGTCTTCCGCGTCACGCGCGAGGCCCTGACCACCGGAGGCATGCTCGCGCGGGGCCACGGCCGGGTCATCAACATCGCCTCGACGGGCGGCAAGCAGGGGGTGATGCTCGCCGCGCCCTACTCCGCCTCCAAGCACGGAGTCATCGGTTTCACCAAGGCGCTCGGCCAGGAGCTGGCGAAATCGGGCGTCACCGTGAACGCGGTCTGCCCGGGCTACGTGGAGACACCCATGGCCGTACGGGTCAGGCAGGGCTACGCCGACCACTGGAGCACGACCGAGGAGGACGTGCTGGAGCGCTTCCAGGCGAAGATCCCTCTCGGCCGGTACTCGACGCCCCAGGAGGTCGCCGGCCTCGTCGGGTACCTCGCACAGGACGTGGCGGCGTCGATCACCGCGCAGGCCCTCAACGTCTGCGGCGGGCTCGGCAACTACTGA
- a CDS encoding quinone oxidoreductase family protein → MRLVSYHHHGGPDVLRVEEVPVPVPGPGQLLLRTDAVGVNFIETQLRSDSAPFPSPLPGRPGGDVVGRVEALGPGTEGPAPGTRVAAYGVSGAYADHVLAEAARTLEIPEDIDPATATALASTAQVAWSVLDVARLAPGESVLVHAAAGAIGHLVTQLAKRRGARLVIGTVGSPAKDGFVRAHGADEVVDYSRPDWGDRVRELTGGAGVDVVLDSVEGAVFQEGLRLLKPFGRLVYYGFADAGAKPAQVTMTDLLGLKSVIGTSFDAWTQAAPARAAEARADLVRLVADGDLRVAVHAVLPLAEAAEAHRIIEARTQLGRVVLIP, encoded by the coding sequence ATGCGATTGGTCAGTTACCACCACCACGGCGGCCCCGACGTCCTGCGGGTCGAGGAGGTGCCCGTGCCGGTTCCCGGGCCGGGGCAGCTCCTGCTGCGCACCGACGCGGTCGGGGTCAACTTCATCGAGACGCAACTGCGCTCCGACAGCGCCCCGTTCCCCTCACCGCTGCCGGGCCGTCCAGGAGGCGACGTGGTCGGCCGCGTCGAGGCCCTCGGCCCCGGTACCGAGGGTCCCGCCCCCGGTACCCGGGTGGCCGCCTACGGAGTGTCCGGTGCCTACGCGGACCATGTGCTCGCCGAGGCCGCCCGCACGCTCGAAATACCCGAGGACATCGACCCCGCGACGGCCACCGCGCTGGCCTCCACCGCACAAGTGGCCTGGAGCGTCCTGGACGTGGCACGGCTCGCCCCCGGCGAGAGCGTCCTCGTGCACGCGGCGGCCGGCGCCATCGGCCACCTGGTCACGCAGCTGGCCAAGCGGCGCGGGGCGCGGCTGGTCATCGGCACCGTGGGCTCGCCGGCGAAGGACGGGTTCGTCCGCGCCCACGGCGCCGACGAGGTCGTCGACTACAGCAGGCCCGACTGGGGCGACCGGGTCCGGGAGCTCACCGGCGGCGCCGGGGTGGACGTGGTCCTCGACAGCGTCGAGGGAGCCGTGTTCCAGGAGGGTCTGCGTCTGCTCAAGCCCTTCGGCCGCCTCGTCTACTACGGCTTCGCCGACGCGGGCGCCAAGCCCGCCCAGGTCACCATGACCGACCTGCTCGGGCTGAAGTCCGTCATCGGCACGTCCTTCGACGCCTGGACGCAGGCCGCGCCCGCGCGGGCCGCCGAGGCTCGCGCGGATCTGGTGCGGCTCGTCGCCGACGGGGACCTGCGCGTCGCCGTCCACGCGGTGCTGCCCCTGGCCGAGGCGGCCGAGGCCCACCGGATCATCGAGGCCCGCACCCAGCTGGGCCGCGTCGTGCTCATACCCTGA
- a CDS encoding FAD-dependent monooxygenase, with protein MTRHTPMPDEAAVLVVGAGPGGLSTAVFLGLHGVRALVVERRPGTSQAIKATGQYPHTMEALEIAGAAEAVRERGRAYRSDFHMVVADSLAGPVRRTLMSGDQLSMRHVSPQDWGTASQSGVEQVLADRATELGARLRFSTRLVSFTPDADAVTALVENVTTGERRTVRARYLVAADGWRSGVRESLSLATTGRGIVGKVLRVLFRADLSEPLAHTDGASDGRRFTALHIGHAVLFNTEVPGLYGYFRNLTPDLPAGWWERESGVEERLRADLGIPDIPLKIEEIGETDIACGVAERFRDGRVLLVGDAAHVMPPTGGMGGNTAYLDGLYLGWKLAAVLDGTAGEALLDSHDAERRPYAEALVEQQFANLVDRISPELADERLVTPLPPPVLAFGYRIPGGAVVAEPEDPGDLFEDPAHPSGRPGSHAPYVPLTLPDGTESSTTALLGRAFVLLAAAEGAEHWIPQAAAAAAELGVPLVTHAVGAAGAPADRDGAFRAAYGIGGQGAVLVRPDRFIAWRSAGPRPEPRAEIDRALRRVLHRPQG; from the coding sequence ATGACGCGACACACACCGATGCCCGACGAGGCGGCCGTGCTCGTCGTGGGCGCGGGACCCGGCGGCCTGAGCACCGCGGTCTTCCTCGGCCTGCACGGCGTACGGGCCCTGGTCGTCGAACGCCGGCCCGGCACCTCGCAGGCGATCAAGGCGACGGGCCAGTACCCGCACACCATGGAGGCGCTGGAGATCGCCGGCGCGGCCGAGGCGGTCCGCGAGCGCGGCCGCGCCTACCGCTCCGACTTCCACATGGTGGTCGCCGACTCGCTCGCCGGGCCCGTGCGGCGCACCCTCATGAGCGGTGACCAACTGTCCATGCGGCACGTGTCACCGCAGGACTGGGGCACGGCCAGCCAGTCCGGGGTGGAGCAGGTCCTCGCCGACCGGGCGACCGAACTCGGGGCCCGTCTGCGCTTCTCCACCCGGCTCGTGTCCTTCACCCCGGACGCCGACGCGGTCACGGCCCTCGTCGAGAACGTCACGACCGGGGAACGGCGCACCGTCCGGGCCCGGTACCTCGTGGCGGCGGACGGCTGGCGCAGCGGCGTACGCGAGTCCCTGTCCCTTGCCACCACAGGACGCGGCATCGTGGGCAAGGTGCTGCGGGTGCTGTTCCGGGCGGACCTGAGCGAGCCCCTCGCCCACACCGACGGCGCCTCCGACGGAAGACGGTTCACGGCCCTGCACATCGGCCACGCCGTCCTGTTCAACACGGAGGTTCCCGGGCTCTACGGCTACTTCCGCAATCTCACCCCCGACCTGCCCGCGGGCTGGTGGGAGCGGGAGAGCGGCGTCGAGGAGCGCCTGCGGGCAGACCTCGGCATCCCCGACATCCCGCTGAAGATCGAAGAGATCGGCGAGACCGACATCGCCTGCGGGGTGGCCGAGCGGTTCCGCGACGGCCGGGTGCTCCTGGTCGGCGACGCCGCCCACGTGATGCCGCCCACGGGCGGGATGGGGGGCAACACCGCCTATCTGGACGGCCTCTATCTCGGCTGGAAACTGGCGGCCGTCCTGGACGGCACGGCGGGCGAGGCGCTGCTCGACAGCCATGACGCGGAACGCCGGCCGTACGCCGAGGCACTGGTGGAGCAGCAGTTCGCCAATCTCGTCGACCGGATCTCACCCGAACTCGCCGACGAGCGGCTCGTCACCCCGCTCCCGCCGCCGGTGCTCGCCTTCGGCTACCGGATCCCCGGCGGGGCCGTCGTCGCCGAACCGGAGGACCCGGGCGACCTGTTCGAGGATCCGGCCCACCCCTCGGGGCGGCCGGGCTCGCACGCCCCGTACGTCCCCCTCACGCTGCCCGACGGGACGGAGTCCTCGACCACCGCGCTCCTCGGCAGGGCGTTCGTCCTGCTGGCCGCGGCGGAGGGGGCCGAGCACTGGATCCCGCAGGCCGCGGCCGCCGCGGCCGAACTCGGCGTGCCGCTCGTCACGCACGCCGTCGGCGCGGCCGGCGCGCCGGCCGACCGGGACGGCGCGTTCCGGGCGGCCTACGGGATCGGCGGGCAGGGCGCCGTACTGGTCCGCCCCGACCGGTTCATCGCCTGGCGCTCCGCCGGCCCCCGACCCGAACCGCGCGCAGAGATCGACCGCGCGCTGCGCCGCGTACTGCACCGTCCGCAGGGCTGA